The bacterium genomic sequence TCGGGAGTATCCGGCGGCTCATTTTCGAGCCGTTGAATTCGTTCAAGGAAAGCGCTCAATAAACCTTTGAATTCAATTACGAAATTTATTCGTTCGTTTCGAAGCCGCTCCATATCTTGTTGAAGCCATGCAACCGTATGTTTAGCTTCTTGTTCAGTCTGTAATGCCTTTTGCCGGGCTTCTTCGACAATGAGATCGGCTTCCTTATGAGCATTGGTTCGAGTTTCATCAGCGCTGCGCTGGGCAAGGATTATCGCATCTTTAAGGATATTCTCACTCGCGTGGAAACGGGAAAGTTCATTCTTCGCTAATTCAAGTTCATTTCTGGCGTTCGCGGCCTCTAATAATACGGATTCGTAGTCCTTAATAAATGTTTTGATAAGCGTCTCAACCTGAGAGCACGAATAACCCCTCACTACTCGCTTTAGCTGTTTCATCTCACTTTCAATATCAATAGGTGTCATGCGGCTGTCCACCATAATAGCGCCTCCTGCGTAAACTCTCCTGAAAACACTATAACACTATCCAAGCCGACATGCAAGTAAATAATGAAATAAAGTGGATTGCAAGGGGTCATGGGGTTCTTTCTATCACAAAAAACCATCTAACATGTATATAAAGGCCAGTTTTTACGACTCGATAACTAACGAAGCGTCTGAACCCATGT encodes the following:
- a CDS encoding DivIVA domain-containing protein, whose amino-acid sequence is MVDSRMTPIDIESEMKQLKRVVRGYSCSQVETLIKTFIKDYESVLLEAANARNELELAKNELSRFHASENILKDAIILAQRSADETRTNAHKEADLIVEEARQKALQTEQEAKHTVAWLQQDMERLRNERINFVIEFKGLLSAFLERIQRLENEPPDTPETATVLVETNVE